The nucleotide window GCTTGGTAGCTTTTTCGTTTCATAGCCGGAAGAGTCGCTGATTTCCACGACAATTTTTTCGTAATCCAATAGAAGGATGATTTTACCTTCTAGCTTCACAATACCGGACGTTGTTTCCTCAAGACCCATGGACAGAGAACCTGGCTCTTCGATTTGTTCCCATGAAATGCGCTGAATGCGATGTACTTCATCCACGCGGAAGATTACCTTCATTTGATTCAATTCGGAAATGATAAACTTCGTTTCTTCCAATGGTTTTACGCTTTCAATTTTTAAGCACTGCGCCAAGTTGATAACCGGTAAGATTTCACCGCGCACCTGTACAACGCCTTCTACGGCAGTATGCGCCTGCGGAACAGCTGTTACAGGCATTGGATTAATAATTTCGCGAACTTTCATTACGTTGATACTAAACAAGCTTTCCCCAATTGTATATGTAACAATCTCCAGTTCATTTGTGCCGCTTTCTAATAAAATACTTTGTGACATTGTAAACCCCTTTCACGCCTGTATCATGCGTATGTTTTATGTATGAGAGGGGCACCAAATTCGCTATGTAACTCTTAGCCATTTTGATACGTCTCCCTCTCTCCTTGCTAACTTAAAATACTATTTATCTTGTAATATCCGTTAATTCATGGAGTAGTAGTGCTTGCGCTTCATATACCTCTGCTGCTGTTGCATCCAAGACTTGTTGGAAAACTGCTTCAACCGACGTACGCAAAGCAGCAGGCATTTCTGCAAGCATCCGCTCTTTTGTAGCCAGGTCCAGACCTTTGCATGCCAAAGCGTATACTTCTGGATTCGGCACTTTCACAAACAACTGCTGAAACACAGCAGCTGGCAACTCTTTCACCCGTTCAAAATGAATCGGTGTATTCGAAAACAACAGTTCATATTGAATGTAAGATATATTCTCTCGAATCACTTGAAAATAGCAGTTATTTTTATCATTGGTAAAATAGCCGATCGGGTCTGAAATAACCCTCTCTACTTTCTGAATAAGATCTGGTAGGTTATGTCCCTCCATAATACTTCGCTGCTCTAACCCTTCTGCTGTTAAAAATGTAACACGGTACTTATTCATCGCAATCCCCCCTATGCCAACAATTCAATATTGTTTAGCCAAAAAGCAAGCTCTTTGTCCTCGCCAGGCAGCGCGATAAAAAACTCCTTGCACTTCATTTCATTTGCAAAAGCTTGGTATTGCCAAACCTCTTGCTTGTAAATACCGATAAAATAAAAGGTATGCACCCTTCCTATTACCGCTTTGCGTTCGCCAAATTCATACGGAGGAATTTGCTTGACTTCAAACTGATTCGGTAAGTAGACTCCCGTTTCTTTTTCAAACTGTATCACCTGCTTTGCCAGCAATTGCTTATCCTGAAAAAATGGTAAACTCAGGATACGCTCCTCACGTGTTGTCATAGTCAAATCCCCTTTTTATTAACGAATTAGATTTACAATATCGTTTAACACTTCGTCGGACACTTTAATTACTTTGGAGTTTCCTTGGAAACCGCGCTGATATACCATTAGGTCTACAAACTCTGTTGACAAGTCTACGTTAGAGCCCTCTGTCGCACCACCGCGTACAATACCTGCACCGTTTTGTCCGGATACACCAATACTAACGTTTCCTGCCGAAGGTCCCTCAACATAATTACCATTTCCTATTTTTTCTAGACCTTTTTCATTCGGGAATGTTGCAACTGCTAACTGTCCTGCCGTTTTTACACTACCGTCTGAATATTTAACCATAACATAACCACCATCAGTAATAGCAAAATCTGTAGGAATACTAGCTGCTCTACCAGTCACATCAGTAACCTTTAAGGTTTTATCTGTCGGATAACGAGTAATGTCAGTTAAGTTTAACTCAATCCTTTTACCCCCAATCTCAATATATCTTCGATCTGTATCATTACTGGAGTTTCCTTGTGCATCAAATGTTATAGTACCTGTTGGTTGCGCAGATTCGATATATCCACCTAACCCATCTGGTGTTCCTGTGATAATTTGAGTAGAACTTCCATCAATAGTAGCACTAAATGAAACCGATCCGTCTGGATTCTCTGTAAACGTTACATCCAACATTTGCTTGTTTCCAGCTACATCATACACCGGAAACTGAATTTTAGTTGTCGGTTCATCCTTAGCCAAATTTCCTGAAATTTTACCAAAATCAGTTTCTTGGCCTGCTACTGCTGTTCCCAAAGGGATTGAAATTGGTTGTGGACTTTTGGAAAAGTCAATGTTATTTGTACCTACTACAGTTCCATAACCCAATACATATTTGCCTTCTGCATTCACAAGGCGATTATCCGCAGATATAGAGAATGTTCCTTTGCGTGTATACGTATTATTTGCTCCATTTGTATCTCCAAGTAGGAAAAAACCTGCTCCCTCAAAAGCTACATCTGTCTTCCCACCTGTTAAGGTTAGAACACCACTCGTATAGTCCGTGTTAACACCACTTAGCTTTACACCACTACCTATACTCTTCGCATTTGTTCCAGCGTACTTATCATCTCCTTTTGATCCTGATGTAGTTCGATATAACAAATCATCAAATATTGCTTTTTGTCTTTTGTATCCAACAGTTTGTGAATTGGCAATATTATTAGATGTAACGCTCAATGCTTCTTGGTACGTTTTCATACCTGAAATACTCGTATACAATGACTGAATCATCTTAATTTCTCCTTACTTCTCAATTTTGTTTTTTACTGAAATAACTTGTTGCATAGAAATGATTTGGTCACCAATAACTAACTGAATGCTACCACCACTTAGGCGAATTTGATCCACTGTTCCTACAATTACTTCCCCACTTTCACTTGCAGCCTCGACTTCCTTACCTAAAAACTTCATCCCACCCTCAATTGCATTGGACTGAACAGCATTTGAGAACGTTTCAATTGATTCTGTCATATTTTGCACTTGCTCCATCAATGACAATTGTGACATTTGATTCATCATCTGATTCATATCCATTGCATTAGAAGGATCTTGATATTGTAAGCTTGTTAAAAAAAGTTTGAGAAAGTCATCTTTCCGCATCATACCTTGTGTTACACTTTGTTGCGTTTTTTGTGTAACTGGCGTATAGATGCTATTGCCATCAATCTTCATTTTCTGTCCCCCCTAGTAATCCATGAAATATCATATTGGTATCTTCATTTGGTTTTTTTTCTTGCTTTTGTTCTTGTGATTGTCGCTCCTGCTGCCTGCTCTGTTCATTTCCCTCTCTTTTCTCTTCCTGATTCTTTTCAGAGAAACTTACTTCAACTTGTACAGATCGTTCTTGCAATCTCTCTTTTATTTCATGTAACACCGCTTCTACTGAAGACTTCACATCATTCTTTTCAATGTCTATGTGAATTTGAATCAAAGAACCATTTTTCTTAATATAAACATCTAAAGATCCCAATGCTTCCGGTGTTAGCTGTAAAAGTACACGGTCACTTTTTACAGTATATTTTTGAATATCATGTATTTTGGAGTGAAGTTGATGTTGCAAAGAAGATATATTTAGTTTCTCACTTTGTATACCAACACTGTCTTTTTCCATTAGATGAACTATGGATACTTGTTCGTTGTTAGCAACAGAATCCACCATACCCACAAATGTATCATTAGATCTACCTTCATTCCCTAATAATAATTCGCTTTGGAAATCTTTAGTATCGAGAATCCTATCTAAATCTGATTGGTCACCTATATTTCTTTTAGAAATAAAAATATTGTATACTTCCGTAGAAATTACTTGTTGTGCCTCTAATTTTTGCAATAAGCTCCCTGTAGTGTCTTCGGAACATAAATAAGAATATTGTATATCTTGTCTTACCTGTAGGGCATTCAATATATCAGTTTGTATATTGTTTGGTAGCTGGTCAATTTTGATATTGCCATATTGTTCTTGTGCTTGTTGCAGAGCTAGTATCAGTGGAACCAAACTTGCCTCGTCCTGTTTTACTTTCTCCAATTCAAGTTGTTGCTTAGATACAGCGGACAAAAGATTCAAGTCCGAAAAAGAGAAAACTGTATGATCTATATCAGAAACAGAGACCGGTCTAGTCAAAAGTAGAACGTCTTTGCTTTTTGAATGTACACTACTTAATTCCGCTGCATCAATTTTTGAACTTACTTCGTTTACTTTTGGAAGCATATTCATATCGAAAAAACCATTTACATTATGTAAATTTTGTACATCGTATAAAGGCGTTTGAGGTTTTGGCACTGGATATAGCGATAGCATTTCTGCAACTTGCATTTGTATATTCATTTATAATCTCCTTTACTACTTAGCAACTGCTAAACACATCTTGAAATCTAATAGATGACGTTCTTCTTTTTTTGTCATTTCTCGTTCGTGCTCCCGCACCTGTTCCACAAACAGCCCTTGTACTACTTTTTGTTTTTCTCGAATTTGCTGCAAGATCGTTTCATTTTTTTGTATAAATTCCCGAATTTTTAAAATTCGCTTATCATACTCTTTTAATCTATCAGGTGCGAATGTATGTAAAGAAAGAATTCCTCCTGCAACGTCTGCTCCCGTTTGTAACATTCTTGAGCGAGAAGTTAAACGATATAACTCTCGTTCTTTCTGTGTGGTTACATTTTGCAGTTCCTGGAGCAATAAACCAATTTCCTTCATAACTTGATGCTCTTCATGTTTCATTTGCATGTTAATAATGCGGTACTGCTCTTGATTCACAAGTCTGTCCTCCTTTATACATACATCTATCTATTATTATATATCTTTTTTGTGAAAATTTCTTTTAGATTTTTATAATATTTTTATATTTTTTAATAAAAAATCTTCCATCATGTTGATGGAAGATTTTAAGAGAAAGAAAGCTGACTTATTTTTTCGATTGTTTCATGGAAGTGATATGATTGTGAACGGCCTTGCTTTAGAAATTCATTAATTAAAGGCATCTTATCTTTCGCTGCAAAAATATGCGCTGTTTCCGCGTTTTCTTGAATGGTTCCGAGTTTAAAGTACAGCTCATTCTCTTTGTAAAGAGATAAATATTTGCGCAGTTCATTTGCATATTGCCAGTGCCCTTCCTCTACAATCTCTTCCATAATACGACTCACTGAATCCAGCACCGATATAGCAGGATAATGGCCAAGAACTGCCAATTCACGCTTCAACACGATATGGCCGTCGAGAATACCACGCGCTAGATCTGGAACTGGACCATTCATATCATCGCCGTCTACTAGCACTGTATAAATTCCTGTGATTGATCCTAACTGTGTTTTTCCTGACCGCTCTAACAACTTTTTCATATAACTTTCCATTAGCAATGTTTTTCCGCCAATGGGTAAATCTTTTACTGCAATATCAACGCTTCTTCTTGCATCAGCAAAACGAGTAATAGAATCCATCATCAGCAATACATTATTACCCTGATCACGGAAATATTCTGCTATGGATGTAGCAAGCTTTGCAGCACGCATTTGCATAAGATGACTCTCATCAGACGTGGCGACAACCACGACACTTTTCTGCATTCCTTCTTCGCCTAGTTCTTTACGAATAAAATCTTGCACTTCACGTCCGCGCTCTCCAACTAAACCAATAACGTTTATGTCTGCTTTAGCATTTTTCGCAATCATCCCCAGCAATGTGGATTTCCCAACACCTGATCCCGCAAAAATGCCAATTTTTTGCCCAATTCCAATTGTTAGCATGGAATCAATTGCCTTAATGCCGGTTTCAAAGACATCTGTGATGGCCTGCCGCTCAAATGCATGAATGGGCGGACTATCAAGCTTCACTTTATCAACAGGAGGCTGTTCAGCACTATTAAGGATTTCTCCATTCGCGTTTAGTACTTTTCCTAATAAGTGTTTCCCACGGGGAATACTGACTTCTTCTGCAAGCTTTATCACCCAGTCCCCATAGCTGACCTTTTCATTTTGGTTAAGCGGTAATAGCATATTATTTTCTTTTTCAATTGCAATCACTTCACACAACACACGATTTTCTCCGACTGCACAAATATCACCAATTTTTACTTTGGGACCTTTTGCTATAAAGAGTTGCTCTTGTACACTGTGAATTTTCCCTTTAGTTACATATAGGGGGACAGAAAGGAGCTCGTCCCATTGCTTTTGTTCATGCTTTAGATGCACAGCACGTCCTCCTCTTGCCGCGCCTCTTTAGCTCTTTCACGCAATTGCTCAAAAATAGCTGCGATACGATATTCAAAGTACTCTTTCTCTTCTTCTAAAACGAACTCTCCCAAACCAAGGGAAAAGTCAAATTTCCATTCTACCATACCTAAAAGCCATTGTGCCCGCGCTTCTTCTTGTTGAATGTATTCATACGTATCAGGATGTACGGTAATCTGCAGCTTCTCAAAAGCAATTGGCAATGTTTCTACAATACCCGTTAAAATTTCCAGCATAGAAAGTTGCTTGGTATCAATCGCTTGATTCACAATTTTTTCAGCTAATTTCAGCGAATTATCCCAAAGAAACTCCCGTACTTCATAATGTAGCTGTTGCCTTTCTTGTGATAGCGCTGCTTCTTTTTGTGCCACTTCATCTTCTAAGCGTTGTTTATCTGCATGAAATTGCAATTGTGCTTGCTGCAAAGCTTGTTCACGAAGCTCCAACTGTTTCTTGACTTCTGCAAGTTCTTCACGCTCTTTTTGTAGCTGTTCCTTTTCAGTTGTAAAGTTCACGATATCTACCTGAGGAATTACATACTCGTCTTTCTCTTCTGTACTATAACGAAGCTTAAATTGCTCATCCGAAAAAGAAACAGAATTCCTGGGAATTCTGTTCTTAAATAATGACATCCTCTTCACCTCGCTGCACGACAATTTTACCGTCCTTCTCTAAACGTTTAACGGTGCTTGTCACTACTTGTTGCGCTTTCTCTACATCGGCAACCTTAAGTGGCCCTAATCCGTCCATTTCATCTACAATCATTTGCTTACGACTGGCTGAAATACATGTAAATAATTTCTCTTTAAGCTCTTCTTTTGCACTTTTAAGCGCTTTTGCGAGTAAATTATTATCTTTAATTTCTTCAAGAACGCGACGCAATGCCAAATCATCGAGTCGTAAAATATCTTCAAAAACAAACATATTTTCTCTGATTTTTTCCGACAACGCATAATCTTCTACATCCAGTTTCTCAAATACTATCTTTTCAACACCGCGTGATACATTGTTTAAGATATTTACAATGGTTTTCAAACCGTCTGTTTTATTCGTTGGTCCGAACGACATATGCTTAAGCTTTGATTTCAAAAGTTCGCCAATTTGGTTCACGAGATCACCATCAACCTGCTCTAGCTTAGCGATGCGCATAACTGTTTCGACCATTTTTTGCTCAGGTAATTTTTCAATTAGTCGTGATGCTAACTGCGGCTTAATATGTGATGCGATAATAGCAATCGTTTGTGGTGATTCATCATTTAAAATTGTTAAGAGTGACTCTAAGTCAGTTACAGAGTTTAAAAAATCGAACGGATTATCAGGATTTAGTGACATATCTTGAATTAACGCTTCCCATTCTTCATCTGACATGTTTTTAAAGAGTCTGCGAATATAGTTACGATTTGGTGCCATCATGCTTAATTCGCGAATACTCATTTCTTGCATAAATTGTCCAAGGACATCTTGTAAAGTATCTGTTGGATATTTCTTAAATCGTGAAATCTCGCGCAACAGAGTTTCTTTTTCATCCTCATTTAAACGAGTTACCACTTCAGCAGCCGTATCTTCATCCAAAACTTGAATTAAGATAGCTGCTTTTTCTCGTGAGGTTATTTGTTCATTTTTGCTCAATGTTCTTCCCTCACTATTCTACTGATTTAACCATTTTTTTAGGACTCTTGCAGCCTCATCAATATTTTCCTTGGCAAGTTCTTGCACTTGCTGATCTAAAGACGGCTCCTGAGAACCTTCGTCATTTATTGTTGCTGCAACTTCTTTATGAGCTGGTATATCTTCTATAACAAACAAATCTTCTCTATCTTCTTCAACAGTCTGCTCTTCTTTACGCTTGCGTCTGCGCATTGCATAAACCCCACCTGCTCCTAACAGCAATGCAGTTACCACCGCTACTATACCTGAAATTATAAGCCAATTGTTACCCTTTTCTTCTACCTGCGCTGGTTTGGCCTGTTCTTGTTTTGCATAGTCTACAGGTACAACTGTCACTTGTCCATTTGTAAAGTTACCATTGGCATCTGCTTGTAGGCCTGCTGCCGTTGCAATTGCTTGTCTAAATGCATTCACATCCATATTGCGTTTAAACAGAGTTTCTTCATCTACCCATACAACGACATTTGTGTTCGTTAATTCTGGATGTTTAGTAATTGTTTCGACTGTTTTATCAATCTCATAGTTTTCTGTTGTGTTGCTGTTGTCTTGATTGTATAATACGTTTCCTTCTGCACCGTTGTTATTATAATTGGGAACTTCACCGTTTGCGGCAATGCCGGCTTCCGTTGTAGCACCGCCGTTCTCCGTTGCAGTGGACCGTTCTTTTTGGTCTTGCTTGCTGCGAAGCATGCTTTTATCGCCGTATGTTTCCGTTTGTCTTGTAACTTCATCATAATTCACTTTCACACTTGTATTTACATGAAAGTTATTCAATTGGAATAAGTTAACAAGCGTTTCAGAAATATTTTGTCTCAGGCGCTCCTCAATTTGTTTTTGCATCACCAATTCTTTTTCAAAAGAGGAAGAGGCATTTTGTGCCACGTCTGCCGACTTGGAGATAACGCCTTTTTTACTATCAATAATGCTAACATCTTCTGCTTTCACGCCAGGTACTGCAGCGCTGACCATATATTGAATACCAAGAATTTGTTCCTGTGTGAGACCCTGATTACCACGAACACCGATTGTAACGGCAGCTGTTCCTCTCGGTGTTTTTTCATCAAAGATACTCTCTTTATCAGGTAAGGTAATTTGTACATTTGCGGTTTCAATAGAGTTAATGTTTTTTACAATGTCACTTTCTAGCTGTTTGCGAATACCAACAGTTTGCCTCATTTTTTTGTCTTGCTCACTAAGTCCGAGGGAGCTTTCTAATAAAATATCATCTCCGCCGGCACCATTGTTAGGTAGACCTAACTCACGCATACTAGCCCGTACCCATACTGCATCTTTATCAGGTACCTTAATAGAGCCGTCTTCTTGTAGCTGATAGTCAACACCTAATTTAGAAAGTTCGGCTAAAATTTCTTGCTGATCTGCTTCATTTAAATTTTTATATAAAACTGCGTAGTTATCCGGTAATGTGAAATACAATGAAACACTGGTCACAATCGCAAGGAGAACTGCGCCAATCACCATTTTGTGCCAAGATTTAAGACTCCCGGCTATTTCCTTCAGTTTCTCCATCAATTAGCCCATCCTTTTACAGTTGCGTATTCATTAGCTGCTTGTAGTTTTCAATTATATTATCGCGTACCAACGCAGCTGTTTTCATTTGACTTTCTGCCTTCATCTGTGAAATCAAAACTTGGCTCGCTTCTCCCTCACCCTTGGTAATTAAGTTATATGTTGCGACTTGATTTGCATTTTGTGTTTGTGTCATTTCATTTAAAAGAGAAAGAAATTGCTTACCTTCGTTTTCTACCGAAACAGACGGTGCTGACAAAGTAATGGGTTTAAAGTTTGTAATTTGATCTATACGCATGATATTCTCTCTTTCTATGCTCTTCCAATCTCCAAATCTTTATCGAGCATTTTTTTATTCGCATTCAAAACAGATGTGTTGGCTTCATACATCTTTTGCGCAATCATCGCATTTGTCATTTCAGCCGTTAAGTCAACGGTCGGATACCTTACATACCCTTCTGGATTGGCATGAGGATGTGTAGGTTCATATACAAGCCGTTCCGTTCGATCAACCGATATACTTTTGATATGCACACCTCTTCCTCCGTTTTCAAGCATACCGGAAAATTGTTGTGAGTCTTGCAAAACGACGCGCTGTCTAAAATATGGAGCTTCATTCGGCCCATTTGTTGTATTCATGTTCACAATATTATTAGACGTTACTTCCATCCATTTCTTTGCAGCGGTCAACCCAGAACCGCTTATATTTAAAGCATTAAACATATACATTTCCTACTTTCCGCGCGCAGCTTGATTAATAGCTTTTTGATTGTTGAGTGCCCCAACAGCTAAAGAATACAGATGATTTGTTTTCATTAATTCAATCATTTCATTCGTTGTATCTACACTGTTCCCATCTTGATTAACTTTAATATTGCTGGCCTGAATTTGGTACGGACGATTCATTTGCGACATGATGGGAATATGTCGTTCGTGCGTAGTTAAAAGTGCATTGCTGCGCTTTGTTTGTTGTACATTGTCCGCCTCGTTGAGCCTATCAATAAATGTTACATCTTTCGCTTTATAACCGGGCGTATTTGCGTTTGAAATATTACCCGAGATTACATCGCGTCTTGCTGTCAAATAACTCATGTAATTGTTGATTCCACCCACAAAATCCACAGCTCATATCTCCTTGCTCTTTTATATAAACTTTCCGTACGTAGAATTAGCTCGCCCTTTTGCATTCTCTGATAAAAGGATTTGTTCTAATAAATTTTGTTCTTCTTGCACTTTACATTTTGCTTCTTCTAGCAACAAAATAAGTTGCTGTGACAAAACTTCCCGTTTTTCTTGTTCAAGAGATAAAAACCACTGATTAAAGTGGTTCATTTTTTCTTGTAGTTTCTCGTAGGATACAATAATATTTCTTGAGTCATTAAAACAACTCAAGAAATCAAGATAGGGTTCATTGCTCTGCATGATGCAACGCCCCTTGGTATCCCTCTATTAATTGTTGAAGAACATAAATCATATCGTTAATTCCTTCTGCAGTTCTTGTCATTTTTATTTTGCTAAGTCCTGCTAAGATCCACTCATAAAGCGAAGTCAGATTTTTGTATAACTCCTCATCTGCATCAGGATTTAGCTGCAATGTGAGCTCTTCAAAAATATTCTCTAGCTTTTCAATTACTGCATCCGCTTCTTGAAAACGAAAATTATTTAAAAGCTCTCCTACATTACGAAACTCAGCAACACTTTTTTCATATATAAGGATTGTGTTTTTAATAGGGTTACTAGTCATAATGCTATTTTGCATATATCGTTGCCATGCTTGCATGTCGCTTCCTCCTCTTAGTCATCCTTGTCTGTCTTCGTCGCAGCCTTAATGTAATTCAGCTGTGTATTCAAAGCTGCCATCTGTTGCTCTAGCTTGGCGTACTTTGCAATAATTGCATCTTGTCTAGAGCGGTTTAATTCATCTATTTTAGTAATTTGCTTATTAATTTTTTGCAGTTCTTCATCATAACTCTTAATTTTACTACCAATACTACCTGTTTCCCCAAACACTTTATCCAGTTGTTTTTCAAGGTGTTTACCAAGTCCATTTACACTAAAGAAAAAAGCTTTCGCACCGTCAGGGTCTTTCTTAAAAGCATCTTGCAGCTTTGTAGTATCTATAGTAATACGTCCTGTTTTATCCATTTGAATACCATAAGAAGATGCATATTTACCATTTACCTGAAATGTACCGATTGTCCCTAGCGCCTTGCTTGTTGTTAACACTGCATTAGATCCTTGCAATACGCCACCTTCACCGCCGTATGTACCAAGCTTACTAATGGCATTATTATACTCATTACTCATTGCCTGAATAATAGAAACAGAATCATTTACAGAAGAGTCACCTACGTTCACTGTTACCGGTGTATTAGCCGGCGTCGGAGTAGTTAATGTGATGCTAACACCAGGTAATATGTTTTCCACTGTATTAGAAGCATTTGTTAGAGATACACCGTTAATAGAGTACTCTGCATCCTGCGCTTCTATAATATTTTTAAATGCATTGCT belongs to Ectobacillus sp. JY-23 and includes:
- the flgB gene encoding flagellar basal body rod protein FlgB is translated as MDFVGGINNYMSYLTARRDVISGNISNANTPGYKAKDVTFIDRLNEADNVQQTKRSNALLTTHERHIPIMSQMNRPYQIQASNIKVNQDGNSVDTTNEMIELMKTNHLYSLAVGALNNQKAINQAARGK
- a CDS encoding flagellar export chaperone FliS, with the protein product MQAWQRYMQNSIMTSNPIKNTILIYEKSVAEFRNVGELLNNFRFQEADAVIEKLENIFEELTLQLNPDADEELYKNLTSLYEWILAGLSKIKMTRTAEGINDMIYVLQQLIEGYQGALHHAEQ
- the flgC gene encoding flagellar basal body rod protein FlgC → MFNALNISGSGLTAAKKWMEVTSNNIVNMNTTNGPNEAPYFRQRVVLQDSQQFSGMLENGGRGVHIKSISVDRTERLVYEPTHPHANPEGYVRYPTVDLTAEMTNAMIAQKMYEANTSVLNANKKMLDKDLEIGRA
- a CDS encoding flagellar hook-associated protein 2, with the translated sequence MAGTVTAYGSNGTQIWGLGNNLINTADLVEMELQALEARKSPMLRQKNTATTNKQTYSNFQNDFSSLIQAVRKVASFTGSEKAVTLSTAGYVDVKAGASAISGSYKIEVAKLATRHQVGGGTAINLAATVTSATGVKLNGKDIVIDAGMTYKQLIDKINGGDYGVSVYTIKDATGDRLYMTAKNSGVASAITIESGTGSLWQDIGIVDGSNAFKNIIEAQDAEYSINGVSLTNASNTVENILPGVSITLTTPTPANTPVTVNVGDSSVNDSVSIIQAMSNEYNNAISKLGTYGGEGGVLQGSNAVLTTSKALGTIGTFQVNGKYASSYGIQMDKTGRITIDTTKLQDAFKKDPDGAKAFFFSVNGLGKHLEKQLDKVFGETGSIGSKIKSYDEELQKINKQITKIDELNRSRQDAIIAKYAKLEQQMAALNTQLNYIKAATKTDKDD